In Sphaerisporangium krabiense, the DNA window GCTCGGGTCGGCGTGGTAGAGGACGCCGATCGGCCCGCCCGTGCCCCGGTACTCCGACTCCCCGCCCTCGAAGTCCTCCAGCCTCTTGAAGTACGGGAGCACGTCGCGGTAGCCCCAGCCGTGGTTGCCCAGCGCGGCCCAGTTGTCGTAGTCCATGCGGTGGCCCCGCACGTACAGCATGGCGTTGACCGAGCTGGAGCCGCCCCACACCTTGCCGCGCGCGATGGGCACCGTGCGGCCGTGCAGCGCCGGCTGGGGAGCGGTGACGTACCCCCAGTCGATCTCGCTCGGGCTCCACAGGGAGACCGTGGAGGGCACCTTCTCGTCGTGGATCTCGCGCCGGCTGTCGCGAGGGCCCGCCTCGATCAGCAGGACCGTCGCGTCGCTTCCGGTGACCAGCCGGTTGGCGAGGGCGGCGCCCGCGGATCCGGCGCCCACGACGATGAAGTCGTAGGAACCGGCGCTCATGAGGCGGCGTCCTGCTTGATGAAGTCGGCGGCACGCTCGGCGACCATGACCACGGCGGTGTGGCAGTTGCCGGTGGTGACCTCGGGCATCACCGAGGCGTCGGCGATGCGGAGCCCCTCGACGCCGTGGACGCGCAGGCGCGGGTCCACCACGGCCAGCTCGTCGACGCCCATCTTGCACGCGCCGACGTAGTGGTAGTACGAGCCGAGGTTCTGCTTGACGAACTCGGTGACGTCCTCCCGGCTGGAGACGCCGTCGCCCGGGGTGACCTCCTTGACGCCCCAGTCGGCGAACGCGCGGGTGCGGAACAGGTCGCGGGCCATCTCGAACGCGTCGACCATGCGCTCGCGGTCGGAGGGGTGCGACAGGTAGCGGGGGTCGGCGAGTGGCGCCTCCAGCGGGTCGGCGCTGGCCAGGCGCAGCGTGCCGCGGGCCAGCGGGCGGACGAGGCCGGGCAGCATGGTGACGAGCTGGGGGTGCGGCTCGGGCTGGAACTGCGCCCTGTGGATGAAGCCGATCTGCACGTCGGGGACCGCCCAGCCGCCCGTGTTGGCGAACAGGCACACCTCGGACATGTTCATCGTGGGCTCGGGCGCCGCCCGGTCGGTCATGTTGACCGGCGCCACGATGAGGACGTGGTCGTGGTAGTTCTCGCCGACGCCGGGGAGGTTCAGGCGGACGTCGATGCCGAACCGCCTGAGGTGGCTCTCCTGCCCGATGCCGGAGAGCATCAGCAGCTTGGGCGTCTCCAGGCCGTTGGCGCAGAGGATGACCTCCGAGCCGGCGCGGGCCTGGCGGGTCTCGCCGGCGCGCACGTACTCGACGCCGGCGACCCGGTCGCCCTCGAAGATCAGCTTCGTGGCGCGGGAGTCGGCGCTGAGGGTCAGGTTGGGCCGTCCGAGCGCCGGCAGCAGGTACGCCTGCCGGACGCCGAACCGCTTGCCGTCCTTGATGTCCAGGTGGTGCCAGCCGGCGCCGGTGAGCTGGGCGTTGAAGTCGGGCGTGGAGGGGTGCCCGAGCTCGGCGCAGGCGTCCAGGAAGGTCTGCGACAGCGGGTTCGGCTGGTGCCTGCCGGCGTTGATGACGTTGACGGGCCCGCCGTGCCCGGCCGTCGGGTTGGTGTCGTCCTCCTGGGACTCCAGCTTCTGGAAGTACGGCAGCACGTCCTGCCAGGACCATCCGGTGGCCCCGTGGTACGCCCAGTTGTCGTAGTCCAGCGCCTGACCCCGCAGGTGGATCATGTGGTAGAGGTTGCCGGACCCGCCGATGCCCTTGCCGGCGGCGAGGTAGACCTTGCGCCCGCCGAGGGCGGCCTGCTCGGCCGTCCAGTACACCCAGTCGATCGGGGTGAAGTGGTGCTCGGCCCACCGGTATGGAATGTCGACGGTGTCGGGGATCGTGTCCGCGCCGGCCTCCAGCAGGAGCACCGTCGCGTTCTCCAGCTCGCTGAGCCTGTTGGCGATCACCGAGCCGGACGCGCCCGCGCCCACCACGATGTAGTCGTAGGTCTCGCTCACGTTCACTACCTCACTTCTCCGCCGGCGACAGCGGGTTGAGCGCGCCGACGTGGTACTTGACGATGGCCAGGCCGTCCGGCGTCTTCGCCAGCTCCCACTCCTGGGTGACACGGAAGCTGCTGCGGCTTCCGTCGGAGGTCTGGGTGGCCGTCCACACGACCTGGACGTCGACGTGGACGGTGTCCCCGTCGTCGCGGGCGGCGAGCCGCTCGACGACGTGGTCCTGATCGGTGAAGGACTCGCCGACGACGGCGTACCAGTCCCGGAAGTCTTCGTGGTCGCGCAGCGTGCGCTCCGGGAAGGCCATTTCGAGGTCCCGGTCGACGACGAGGGGAAGCAGCCTCTCGACCGGCTCGTGGGCGCTCAGCCGGTCGAACCACTGCCGCGCGAACTCCGCGGTCTCCGCGTCCAGCGCGGACTGATTGGCTGGCATTGTGCCACTCCCTTGAATAGTAACGGATTTTAATTATTAAGTCGGAATTGTGCGTTAGGGTCGATCGGCCGAAAACCAGAACCGCACTCGGATAAATGCACGTAGTGCCGTGTCGGGACTTGACACAGTGCCCTGTGTTTCCATGAATCCCGTTCTCCGCCGGATAGACGCCGCCATAGCCTCGCCTGGTAGGTGAATGCCCGTTAACGAGAGGGACCTCCGCCCATGCGAGCTCGATCGATCGCGACCGTGCTGCCGGGAGGCGCGGCACGTCATCCGGTCCTTCTGCTGTCCCTCGGCACCTTCGCCCTTGGCACCGACGCCTTCGTGATCAGCGGCGTGCTGAACGAGGTCGGACGCGAGCTCGGCGTTTCCCTGGGGACGGCGGGACTGCTCATCACCGTGTTCTCCGGCGTGTACGCGCTGTCGGCCCCCGTGCTGGCGGTGGTGACCGGGAATATGTGCCGCAGACAACTGCTCTTACTGAGCCTCGCCGTGTTCGTCGCCGCGAATGTGCTGGCCGCCGTGGCGCCCAACTTCACCGTGATGATCCTGGCCCGGGTGGCCGCGGCGATCGGCGGCGCCATGTACACGCCGGTCGCGGTGAGCGTCGCCGCCACGCTCGCCGCCCCCTCCGAGCGCGGGCGCGCCCTCGCCGCCGTCGCCGCGGGCCTCACCGTCGCCAACGCGCTCGGGGTGCCGCTCGGCACGCTGATCGGCCAGGCCTTCCAGTGGCGCGTGACCTTCGTGTTCGTGGCGGTCCTCGGCGTGGTGGCCTACGTCGGGCTGCACCGCGCGCTGGACCCGCTGCCGTCCCCCGGCGTCGCGTCGCTGCGCCAGCGGCTCGCCGTCGCGACGCTGCCCGGCGTCCCGGCCACGCTGCTCGGCACGTCCCTGGCCGTCTGCGGCATCTTCACGCTCTACGCCTACCTGGCGTGGTTCGCCGGCCAGAGCGCGGGCATCGCCGGGGGAGCGCTCACCGTGGTCTACCTGATCTTCGGCCTGGTGGCGGTGGTCTCCAACCTCACGGCGGGCGTGCTCATCGACCGCACCTCGCCCACGCGCGTCGCGCTGCTCTCCATCGTCGGGCTGGCCGTCGTCTACACCGGCCTGTCGGTGTTCGCCGGGCTCGGGCTCTCCGGCACGGGCGCGGTGGTGACGCTCGCCGTGCTCGTCGGCGTGTGGTCGATGATCGGATGGCTGTTCAACCCCTCCCAGCAGCAGCGTCTGCTCACCGCCGCCGGTCCGCAGGGCACGATCGCGCTGTCCCTGAACGCCTCCGCCCTCTACACCGGGCAGGCCGTGGCCGGGGTCATCGGCGGGCTCATGCTCGCCGCGGGCCCGGGCCGGCTCGCCCTCGCCGCCGCGGCCTGCGAGGTCCTCGCCGTGGCCGCGCTCGCCGTCTCGGCCCTCGCCGGCCGCCGCAGGACCCCGGCCGCCGGGCCCGTCGAAACAGGGGTTGCTTTCCGTCGCTCCCGGGCATAGGGGGATGACGCGAACGGTTCCCCCGCGCGGTCCAGCGTCATACCGGCCTGGTCATGGATGAGTCATGCCTCAAGTGGCATCGAGAGTGCCACCATTAACAGGCTCTGTCCCCCCCTGTCCCGCTGCAACAGGCTTGACACGAACGCGCTGCGAAGCGGATGGGGGTGTACGCAATGACCACAGCCACTGTCATGTCGAGTAGGGAGCCATCGCCGGCCCACACTGTGGAGCTGGCGTCTTTGTGCCGTGACCTCTTCGCGTCCTTCACCAGGTCGGACCAGCGTCGCTGGGGCGAGGTCTACGTCCGGGGGTTGCTGTCGGTGTCGGGGAGGAAGTCCATCCGGCGGATGGCGGAGCAGGTCGTCGGCTGGGAGGCCGAGCAGTGCCTGCAGCAGTTCGTCAACCAGAGCCCGTGGGACTGGGTGCCCGTACGGCGCCGTCTCGTCGAGCACGCGATGCCCGCCGTCCAGCCGAAGGCGTGGGTGGTCAGGGAAGTCGTGATGCCGAAGAACGGGTCCAGCTCGGTGGGTGTGGACAAACAGTACGCGCACTCCATCGGCCGGATGATCAACTGCCAGATGGGGCTGGCGGTGTTCCTCGCGGGCGACTCGGGGGCGTCCCCGGTCAACTGGCGGCTGCTGCTGCCGAGGAGCTGGGACGAGGACCCGGCCCGCCGCAACCGTGCCCACCTGCCCCCCGCCGAGCGGCACCGGTCGCGCTGGGACCTGCTGCTGGACGCCGTGGACGAGATGATCGGCTCCTGGGGGCTGAGCCCGGCGCCCATCCTGGTGGACGCCTGCCACACCGCCCAGGTCGAACCGCTGCTGAGCGGCCTGGAGGAGCGCGGCCTGCGTTACGTGGTCCAGGTCACCGAGGGCACCCGCGTCTCCGTCGGGCCGCGCGCCCGCTGGTCGGCCACCCTCGGCGAGCTGGTCGCGCAGCGGGCCAGGCACGACGCCGTCATGCTGAGCCGCAGGGACGACATGAACGCGACCACGTCGAGGTTCGTGGCGCTGCCCCTGACCGAGCTGGCGGGCCTGTACGACATGGGTCAGGGAGGGCCGTACCGGGGGGCACGGCGCGTGCTCGCGGAGTGGCCCGTCAGCCAGCCCGACCTGCGCGCGATCTGGCTCACCAACCTCAGCGGCTCTCGCCTGCTCGACCTGATCGGCCTGCTGAGGCTCGGTCACCGCGCCGACCAGGACCTGGCGACGCTGGCGGACGGCTTCGGCCTGCGGCACTTCGAGGGCCGCTCGTTCCGGGGCTGGCACCACCACGTCACGCTGGTCTCGGTCGCCTTCGCCTACCGCCTGCTGCGCCGCCTGGAGGAGCGGGACGAGGCTGATCTGCGCCTGTGGTCGCGCGTGTGAGGCGAGGCCACGGCGGCGGCCCGCGCGGCCGCACGCTCGAACGCCTCCGGCGCGCCTGACCTGGCCAAGGGCGCGACCGGTGGCGCCGGTTCCAACGCCGGCCTTCCCCGCGCGGGCGCGGAACCCGTCCACTTCGCCCGGCAGCCACCATCCGGGGGAAACCGGCGCGCAGGGGACGGCCGGCCATTTCCGTGGGGGTGCTCGGATGGTGGAGAAAACCGAATTCATGGTTCGCGACGCGTGGTGGTCTCCGTTCTGCGAAGACCTTTTCTCGTCATTCGCGCGGGCGGACCAGCGACGCTGGGGAGACGTTTATCTGCAAGGGCTGCTGACCGTTCCGGGCAGGAAATCCATACGCCGGATCTCCGATCAGGTGGTGGGCCGTCCGGTGGACCAGTGCCTGCAGCAGTTCGTCAATCAGAGTCCGTGGGACTGGCAGCCCGTGCGGAAAAGGCTCGCCGGCCATATGGCCGCGGCCTTCCGCGCGAAGGCGTGGGTCGTCGAGGAGGTCGCCTTCCCCAAGAACGGCGCCAACTCGGTGGGCGTGGCGCGGCAGTTCGCCCACTCCGCGGGCCGGCTGATCAACTGCCAGCTCGGGCTCGCGATCATGCTGGTCGGCGAGCACGGGGGATGCCCGGTGAACTGGCGGCTGCTGCTGCCGAGGAGCTGGGACGACGATCCGGCGCGGCGGGCGAGGACCCGGATACCCGCGCACGAGCGGTACCGGTCACGATGGGAACACCTTTTGGAGGCGATCGACGAGATGGTCCTCGACTGGGGCCTGCCTCCCGCGCCCGTCGTGGTGGACGCGCGGGCGACGCCGAGGGTGGAGCCGCTGCTGCGCGGGCTGGAGGACCGCGGGCTGAGCTACGTGGCCAGGGTCGGCGAGAGCGCGCTGCTGCGGGGCCGCATGGCGGGATGGGGGTTCGGCGAGGCCGCCGGCGGGACGCCCGCGAACGGCACGACGCTCAGCGGCCCGCGCCGTGACCGGGGCCTGCGGTCCCATCTCATGACCGTCCCGCTGGAGGTGCCGGGCACGCTGGCCGTCCCGCGGCCGAGGCACCCCGCCAAGCGGTCCATGACCGTCGAATGGGCGCAGGGCAGGAACGGCCCCAAGGCGATCTGGCTCACCGATTTCGGCGAGACGCGGCTGCCGGAGATCGCCGGCATGATCGAGCTGCGGCGGCGCGCGGCCGCCCAGCTCGCGCTGATGGACGCCGAGTCGGGACTGCGGCACTTCGAGGGCCGCTCCTTCCGCGGCTGGCACCACCACGTCACGCTGGTCTCCGCCGCGCACGGCTACCGGCTCCTGCGCGGCCTCGACGCCGAGCCCGCGCACGCCCGGGCGCGATCCCATGGCTGAGCGTCCGCCGGGCCTGGCCGCCCGGCTCAAGGAGATCGAGCTCTTCGCCGAGCTGTCCGACGACCAGCTCGGCTGGCTCGCCACGGTCGGCACGCACCAGGAGCTGGCAGACGGGGACGTGCTCTTCCACGAGAACGAACCGGCCGGCCACTTCTACGTCCTGCTCGGCGGCGAGCTGCTGTTCACCAAGGTGTTCGGCGGCCAAGAGCACGTGCTCACCAAGCACATCGCCGAGTCGACCCCCGAGCCGCTGCTCGTGCAGTACGACGGCAAGCGGCGCGCGGCGCACCAGTTCACCGGCGAGCTTCCGCTGCTCACCGACAGCGGCTACATCGCCACCGCGATCTCCGCGGGCGGCACCGAGCTGATGGCCTACGACAAGGGGACGTTCCTCGACATGCTCACCCGCTGCCCGGAGGTGAGCCGGGTGCTGCTGCCCGTGCTCGCCTGGCGCATCCGGACGGTGGAGCTCGAGGCCGGGCGCAACCGGATGCTGGAGGGCCTCGGCACGCTCGCGGCCGGGCTCGCGCACGAGCTGAACAACCCGACGGCCGCGATGGTGCGGGCCGCCGGCGAGCTGCGCGGCACGGTGGGCGAGCTGACGGAGGCCGCCATGCGCTGGGGGCGGGTGGCGACGGCCGCGGAGCGGCGGCTGATCACCCGCGTCTGCGAGAGCCTGCACTCCGGCGCCGCGCCCGGGCGGCCCCTGGACGTGCTGGAGGCCGCCGAGCTCGCCGACGAGGTGATGGAGTGGCTCTTCGCGCACGACATCGAGCGCTACCAGGACGTCGGCACGGCGCTGGTCGACCGCGGACTCGGCATCGAGACGCTCGACGAGATCGCCGCCGGCGTGCGCCCGGAGGCGCTGGAGCCCGCGATCGGCTGCCTCGGCCTGATCGTGCAGGCCAGGACGATGGTCGAGGACGTCGCCGAGGCCGGGCGCCGCATCGAGGCGCTCGTGGACACCACCAAGGCGTACACCAACCTGGACCGCGCCCCCGTGCGGGACGTGGACCTGTGGGAGGGCCTGGAGGCGACGCTGGCGATGCTCGCGCCCCGGCTCAGCGGCGTGCGGGTGCGGCGGCACTACGGTGACGTCCCGCTGGTCACGGCGTATCCGAGCGAGCTGAACCAGGTGTGGACCAACCTCATCGACAACGCGGTGGACGCGATGGAGGGCATCGGCGAGCTGCGGATCGGCACCAAGGTCGAGGGGCACCACGCGCTGGTGGAGATCAGGGACAGCGGGCCCGGCATCCCGCAGGGCGTGCTGTCGCTGTTGTTCCAGCCGTTCTTCACCACCAAGGACACCGGCCACGGCACCGGCCTCGGCCTGCACCTGAGCCGGTACATCGTGTCCCACCGGCACGGCGGCACGATCGACGTGACGTCCGTGCCGGGGGACACGCGGTTCCTCGTGCGGCTACCGCTGACGAGGCGTCAGCTCTCGGCCCGGTAGCGGTGGATCATCGCGACGGCCATCGCGCCCTCGCCGACGCTTGAGGCGATGCGCTTGATGGACTTGGACCGGGCGTCGCCGGCCACGAAGACCCCGGGCATGCTGGTCTCCAGCGGCAGCGGCTCGCGGGGCAGGTCCCAGCCGCCGATCGTCTTCCTGGGCCCGAGGTCCTGGCCGGTGACCAGGAAGCCGTGCGGGTCGCGGGCCACGGCGCCGTCGAGCCATTCGGTGCGCGGCCGGGCGCCGATGAACGTGAAGACGTACTCGGCGTCCTCGGTCACCTCCTCACCGGTGTCGAGATTTCGCAGCGTGATGTGTTCGAGCCGGTCGTCGCCGTCCGCGGCGACCAGGATCGTGCGCGTCCGCACGTCGATGTTCGGCGCGCGGTTGATCTCGTCGATCAGGTACTGCGACATGCGCGACTCCAGGTTCTCCGCGCGCACGAGCATCGTCACGTGCCGGGCGTGCCGGGAGAAGTGCAGCGCCGCCTGGCCGGCGGAGTTGGCCCCGCCGACGATCCAGACGTGCTGCCCGGTGCACAGCGTAGTCTCCGAGAGGGTGGCGCCGTAGT includes these proteins:
- a CDS encoding GMC family oxidoreductase, encoding MSETYDYIVVGAGASGSVIANRLSELENATVLLLEAGADTIPDTVDIPYRWAEHHFTPIDWVYWTAEQAALGGRKVYLAAGKGIGGSGNLYHMIHLRGQALDYDNWAYHGATGWSWQDVLPYFQKLESQEDDTNPTAGHGGPVNVINAGRHQPNPLSQTFLDACAELGHPSTPDFNAQLTGAGWHHLDIKDGKRFGVRQAYLLPALGRPNLTLSADSRATKLIFEGDRVAGVEYVRAGETRQARAGSEVILCANGLETPKLLMLSGIGQESHLRRFGIDVRLNLPGVGENYHDHVLIVAPVNMTDRAAPEPTMNMSEVCLFANTGGWAVPDVQIGFIHRAQFQPEPHPQLVTMLPGLVRPLARGTLRLASADPLEAPLADPRYLSHPSDRERMVDAFEMARDLFRTRAFADWGVKEVTPGDGVSSREDVTEFVKQNLGSYYHYVGACKMGVDELAVVDPRLRVHGVEGLRIADASVMPEVTTGNCHTAVVMVAERAADFIKQDAAS
- a CDS encoding nuclear transport factor 2 family protein, which codes for MPANQSALDAETAEFARQWFDRLSAHEPVERLLPLVVDRDLEMAFPERTLRDHEDFRDWYAVVGESFTDQDHVVERLAARDDGDTVHVDVQVVWTATQTSDGSRSSFRVTQEWELAKTPDGLAIVKYHVGALNPLSPAEK
- a CDS encoding MFS transporter produces the protein MRARSIATVLPGGAARHPVLLLSLGTFALGTDAFVISGVLNEVGRELGVSLGTAGLLITVFSGVYALSAPVLAVVTGNMCRRQLLLLSLAVFVAANVLAAVAPNFTVMILARVAAAIGGAMYTPVAVSVAATLAAPSERGRALAAVAAGLTVANALGVPLGTLIGQAFQWRVTFVFVAVLGVVAYVGLHRALDPLPSPGVASLRQRLAVATLPGVPATLLGTSLAVCGIFTLYAYLAWFAGQSAGIAGGALTVVYLIFGLVAVVSNLTAGVLIDRTSPTRVALLSIVGLAVVYTGLSVFAGLGLSGTGAVVTLAVLVGVWSMIGWLFNPSQQQRLLTAAGPQGTIALSLNASALYTGQAVAGVIGGLMLAAGPGRLALAAAACEVLAVAALAVSALAGRRRTPAAGPVETGVAFRRSRA
- a CDS encoding IS701 family transposase is translated as MSSREPSPAHTVELASLCRDLFASFTRSDQRRWGEVYVRGLLSVSGRKSIRRMAEQVVGWEAEQCLQQFVNQSPWDWVPVRRRLVEHAMPAVQPKAWVVREVVMPKNGSSSVGVDKQYAHSIGRMINCQMGLAVFLAGDSGASPVNWRLLLPRSWDEDPARRNRAHLPPAERHRSRWDLLLDAVDEMIGSWGLSPAPILVDACHTAQVEPLLSGLEERGLRYVVQVTEGTRVSVGPRARWSATLGELVAQRARHDAVMLSRRDDMNATTSRFVALPLTELAGLYDMGQGGPYRGARRVLAEWPVSQPDLRAIWLTNLSGSRLLDLIGLLRLGHRADQDLATLADGFGLRHFEGRSFRGWHHHVTLVSVAFAYRLLRRLEERDEADLRLWSRV
- a CDS encoding IS701 family transposase; the protein is MVEKTEFMVRDAWWSPFCEDLFSSFARADQRRWGDVYLQGLLTVPGRKSIRRISDQVVGRPVDQCLQQFVNQSPWDWQPVRKRLAGHMAAAFRAKAWVVEEVAFPKNGANSVGVARQFAHSAGRLINCQLGLAIMLVGEHGGCPVNWRLLLPRSWDDDPARRARTRIPAHERYRSRWEHLLEAIDEMVLDWGLPPAPVVVDARATPRVEPLLRGLEDRGLSYVARVGESALLRGRMAGWGFGEAAGGTPANGTTLSGPRRDRGLRSHLMTVPLEVPGTLAVPRPRHPAKRSMTVEWAQGRNGPKAIWLTDFGETRLPEIAGMIELRRRAAAQLALMDAESGLRHFEGRSFRGWHHHVTLVSAAHGYRLLRGLDAEPAHARARSHG
- a CDS encoding ATP-binding protein; the encoded protein is MAERPPGLAARLKEIELFAELSDDQLGWLATVGTHQELADGDVLFHENEPAGHFYVLLGGELLFTKVFGGQEHVLTKHIAESTPEPLLVQYDGKRRAAHQFTGELPLLTDSGYIATAISAGGTELMAYDKGTFLDMLTRCPEVSRVLLPVLAWRIRTVELEAGRNRMLEGLGTLAAGLAHELNNPTAAMVRAAGELRGTVGELTEAAMRWGRVATAAERRLITRVCESLHSGAAPGRPLDVLEAAELADEVMEWLFAHDIERYQDVGTALVDRGLGIETLDEIAAGVRPEALEPAIGCLGLIVQARTMVEDVAEAGRRIEALVDTTKAYTNLDRAPVRDVDLWEGLEATLAMLAPRLSGVRVRRHYGDVPLVTAYPSELNQVWTNLIDNAVDAMEGIGELRIGTKVEGHHALVEIRDSGPGIPQGVLSLLFQPFFTTKDTGHGTGLGLHLSRYIVSHRHGGTIDVTSVPGDTRFLVRLPLTRRQLSAR